A genome region from Akkermansiaceae bacterium includes the following:
- a CDS encoding sulfatase-like hydrolase/transferase, translated as MFFLIQYLVGLARLGSSSGAMENKFSALARDEYMGFLVWQNVQVLIAYVLLALLFAIVLQPFCSAICLRYGIGKARWRVTVVLAGAFLIHGYFILRLVDTRPYFLGDAKFGHWYYEVLNVVPEVVKPAVFFFLFKALPLAVAAYVVWWHWAGLSRRGRIAAPAVVAVLLALFVWKSGFMAAAGKAPVAEKDEVPNVIIIGSDSLRADKLGCNGYVPRRGDGLAAGGVSPRIDALASRSANFTGCYTPIASTLESGTSLMVSQYPHTHGLRHMYPDEETVAATKARISPIAPILAAKGYDTAAFGDWCAGYYELMPMGFGHISVSSFDNFKIYMSQAVVMAHFVIPLYFDHPLGYAVFPQLGSFASFVTPEVVTERVKGRLEQVAESGKPFFWHVFYSCNHLPYRSPEPYSTMFADPGYAGPNKSGVDFDIDSFIGGTDLENKWKALPEKEIRQIRDLYDGCTRQFDDNVGQILDALKSKGLDENTIVIVTADHGDNLYEEGVTLGHGLTFGGGMGGNHVPLVFHIPGAQPQEIPATVSIIDIVPTIADLLGAEKPASWEGKSFAKWLDGTEPPSSRAYYGETGFPFVQFRVPGVTRPKLPPMDGMTFIDDSFNYQFVLKKEWQEPLVAAKQRCLMTDDWQLICTPAANGSRHFALFERSGGDFGIEDVSAENPEIHAAMKAALEKWMDTKTETPAEDVFRAWRRD; from the coding sequence ATGTTTTTCCTCATCCAGTATCTTGTCGGATTGGCCCGCCTGGGGTCATCCTCGGGAGCGATGGAGAACAAGTTCAGTGCGCTTGCGCGTGACGAATACATGGGCTTCCTGGTTTGGCAAAACGTGCAGGTGCTTATCGCCTACGTGCTGCTCGCACTTTTGTTCGCGATCGTGCTGCAACCATTCTGTTCCGCGATCTGCCTGCGCTATGGCATCGGGAAAGCACGCTGGAGGGTCACGGTGGTGCTTGCTGGCGCATTCCTGATCCACGGGTATTTCATTCTCAGGCTGGTGGATACGCGCCCGTATTTCCTGGGTGACGCGAAGTTCGGCCACTGGTACTACGAGGTGCTCAATGTGGTGCCTGAGGTGGTGAAACCCGCCGTGTTTTTCTTCCTGTTCAAGGCGCTGCCGCTTGCCGTGGCGGCCTATGTGGTTTGGTGGCACTGGGCTGGCCTTTCGCGTCGCGGGCGCATCGCAGCTCCTGCGGTGGTCGCCGTACTGCTTGCGCTTTTCGTCTGGAAATCCGGATTCATGGCAGCCGCGGGCAAAGCGCCGGTGGCGGAAAAGGATGAGGTGCCGAACGTGATCATCATCGGCTCCGACTCCCTGCGCGCAGACAAGCTCGGCTGCAACGGCTACGTCCCGCGACGTGGCGACGGGCTGGCCGCAGGAGGGGTTTCGCCGCGCATCGATGCCCTCGCCTCGCGCTCCGCGAATTTCACCGGCTGCTATACCCCCATTGCCTCCACCCTGGAGTCCGGCACCTCCCTGATGGTTTCGCAATACCCGCACACCCACGGGTTGCGGCACATGTATCCGGATGAGGAAACGGTTGCCGCGACCAAGGCGAGGATCTCGCCCATCGCCCCCATCCTTGCGGCGAAAGGTTACGATACCGCCGCCTTCGGCGATTGGTGTGCAGGCTACTACGAGCTCATGCCCATGGGCTTCGGGCACATCTCCGTCTCCTCGTTCGACAATTTCAAGATCTACATGTCCCAGGCGGTGGTGATGGCTCACTTCGTCATCCCGCTCTACTTTGACCACCCCTTGGGCTACGCGGTTTTTCCGCAGCTCGGCTCCTTTGCGAGCTTCGTCACCCCGGAGGTTGTCACCGAGCGGGTGAAGGGGCGCCTGGAACAGGTGGCGGAAAGCGGCAAGCCGTTTTTCTGGCACGTGTTCTACTCCTGCAACCACCTCCCTTACCGCAGCCCGGAGCCATACTCCACCATGTTCGCGGATCCCGGATACGCCGGCCCTAACAAAAGCGGGGTCGATTTCGACATCGACTCCTTCATCGGCGGCACGGATCTGGAGAACAAGTGGAAGGCGCTCCCGGAAAAGGAAATCCGCCAGATCCGGGATCTCTACGACGGCTGCACCCGACAGTTCGATGACAACGTCGGGCAGATCCTCGATGCCCTGAAATCGAAGGGGCTGGATGAAAACACCATCGTCATCGTCACTGCGGATCATGGGGACAACCTTTACGAGGAGGGTGTCACCCTCGGTCACGGCCTCACCTTCGGGGGTGGCATGGGCGGGAACCACGTGCCGCTCGTATTCCATATCCCCGGCGCGCAGCCGCAGGAAATCCCTGCCACGGTCAGCATCATCGATATCGTCCCAACCATTGCCGATCTCCTCGGAGCGGAGAAGCCCGCCTCCTGGGAGGGGAAAAGCTTCGCCAAATGGCTGGATGGTACGGAGCCTCCCAGCAGCCGCGCTTACTACGGTGAGACCGGCTTCCCCTTCGTTCAGTTCCGAGTGCCCGGTGTCACGCGCCCCAAGTTGCCGCCCATGGATGGGATGACATTCATCGATGATTCCTTCAACTACCAGTTCGTCCTGAAGAAGGAATGGCAGGAACCGCTCGTCGCCGCCAAGCAGCGCTGCCTCATGACCGACGATTGGCAGCTCATCTGCACCCCCGCAGCGAATGGCAGCCGCCACTTCGCGCTATTCGAGCGCAGCGGGGGCGACTTCGGCATCGAGGATGTTTCCGCGGAAAACCCAGAAATCCACGCAGCCATGAAAGCGGCCTTGGAGAAATGGATGGACACGAAAACCGAGACGCCCGCAGAAGATGTCTTCCGGGCGTGGCGGCGTGATTGA
- a CDS encoding LL-diaminopimelate aminotransferase, whose amino-acid sequence MATINSNFLKLKAGYLFPEIARRVKAYTEANPDKAARIIRCGIGDVTEPLPSAVRDAMHAAVDEQGDRSTFKGYGPEQGYEFLRQAIVDNQFAGLGISADEVFISDGSKCDTGNILDIFGKGNVIAITDPVYPVYVDTNVMAGNTGDADENGAYAGLLYMECNAENYFVADVPSEKADLIYLCFPNNPTGAVATRAQLEAWVRYAKQNDAIILFDAAYEAFIQDSDIPRSIYEIEGARDCAIEFRSFSKNGGFTGVRCAYTIIPKTVSGRTEEGTPVPIHQLWNRRHATKFNGASYPVQKGAAAVFSEEGKAQVSALIAHYMGNAKLLREACLSLGLRVFGGENAPYVWVGCPPGVTSWQMFDKMLGEAQVVITPGSGFGSAGEGYFRISAFNSRENVVEVCARLKALIA is encoded by the coding sequence ATGGCAACGATCAATTCCAACTTCCTCAAACTCAAGGCAGGCTACCTCTTTCCGGAAATCGCCCGCCGCGTAAAGGCTTACACCGAGGCAAACCCGGACAAGGCCGCCCGCATCATCCGCTGCGGCATCGGCGATGTCACCGAGCCGCTGCCATCCGCCGTGCGCGATGCAATGCACGCCGCCGTCGATGAACAGGGCGACCGCTCCACCTTCAAGGGCTACGGCCCGGAGCAAGGCTATGAGTTCTTGCGGCAGGCGATCGTGGACAACCAGTTCGCCGGCCTCGGCATCTCGGCGGACGAGGTCTTCATCTCCGACGGCTCCAAATGCGACACCGGCAACATCCTCGACATCTTCGGAAAAGGCAACGTCATCGCGATCACCGATCCCGTCTATCCGGTCTATGTCGATACCAACGTGATGGCGGGAAACACCGGGGACGCCGATGAAAACGGCGCCTACGCCGGCCTGCTCTACATGGAGTGCAACGCGGAAAACTATTTCGTCGCCGATGTCCCCTCGGAAAAGGCGGACCTCATCTATCTCTGCTTCCCCAACAACCCCACCGGGGCCGTTGCCACCCGCGCCCAGCTCGAGGCATGGGTCAGATATGCGAAGCAAAACGACGCGATCATCCTCTTCGATGCCGCCTACGAGGCCTTCATCCAGGACAGCGACATCCCCCGCTCCATCTACGAGATCGAGGGAGCCAGGGATTGCGCGATCGAGTTCCGCTCCTTCTCCAAGAACGGCGGCTTCACCGGTGTCCGCTGCGCCTACACCATCATCCCGAAAACCGTCTCCGGCCGCACCGAGGAGGGCACCCCGGTGCCCATCCACCAGCTCTGGAACCGCCGCCACGCCACCAAGTTCAACGGCGCCTCCTACCCCGTCCAGAAGGGCGCCGCCGCAGTCTTCTCCGAGGAAGGGAAAGCCCAGGTCTCCGCACTCATCGCCCACTACATGGGCAATGCGAAACTGCTGCGCGAGGCCTGCCTCTCGCTCGGGCTCAGGGTCTTCGGCGGCGAGAACGCACCCTACGTTTGGGTCGGCTGCCCGCCGGGCGTCACCTCATGGCAGATGTTCGACAAGATGCTCGGCGAAGCCCAGGTGGTCATCACCCCCGGCTCCGGTTTCGGCTCCGCCGGCGAGGGATACTTCCGCATCTCCGCGTTCAACTCCCGCGAGAACGTCGTGGAAGTCTGCGCCCGCCTCAAGGCTCTCATCGCATGA
- a CDS encoding FAD-dependent monooxygenase, translating to MNPMKVAVIGCGAAGAAAAVFLRRDGHRVVAFEQAPESRAVGAGFLMQPSGMDVLRELGIHERVISHASVVRRLHVLEKDGRDLMELSYAEIGQGMFGAGLHRPVLMSALTGLAEREGVEIRWGSRVETARRLPDGWELCGEKFDLLLVADGARSAMRKFLLGAGRDRGYAWGAHWFIGKNNGVFPSGDLHQVVHGTSQLAGFLPTGRETGGSEELISLFWSIEIARDAAMRNLPLDDWKGEILGLCPMAENLLAQIGSWEQVLTARYGDVRLRKWHGERLVFLGDAGHAMSPQLGQGVNLALADASCLAACLREMPVEKALPEYSRRRGPILRYYQLATRWLTPVFQSDHKWITPFRHAGFRVSQRLAPVRKTMTLSMAGMMRGI from the coding sequence ATGAACCCGATGAAGGTCGCCGTGATCGGCTGCGGCGCGGCAGGGGCTGCGGCCGCCGTTTTCCTGAGGCGGGACGGCCATCGGGTGGTGGCCTTCGAGCAGGCGCCGGAGAGCCGCGCCGTCGGCGCGGGCTTCCTGATGCAGCCAAGCGGGATGGATGTGCTGCGCGAACTGGGGATCCATGAAAGGGTGATTTCCCATGCCTCCGTCGTCAGGCGGCTGCACGTGCTCGAAAAGGACGGGCGCGATCTCATGGAGCTGAGCTACGCGGAGATCGGCCAGGGCATGTTCGGGGCCGGTTTGCATAGGCCGGTGCTGATGTCTGCTCTCACCGGTCTGGCGGAGAGGGAGGGCGTGGAAATCCGATGGGGAAGCCGGGTGGAGACGGCCCGCAGGCTGCCGGATGGCTGGGAGCTCTGCGGGGAAAAATTTGACCTCCTGTTGGTGGCGGATGGCGCACGCTCCGCCATGCGCAAGTTCCTTCTCGGCGCGGGTCGTGACCGGGGCTACGCCTGGGGGGCGCACTGGTTCATCGGGAAAAACAACGGGGTTTTCCCTTCCGGGGACCTGCACCAGGTGGTGCACGGCACAAGTCAGCTCGCCGGTTTCCTGCCGACCGGCCGCGAGACTGGCGGCAGCGAAGAGCTCATCAGCCTGTTCTGGAGCATCGAGATCGCCCGCGATGCGGCGATGCGGAATCTCCCGCTCGATGACTGGAAGGGCGAAATCCTCGGCCTCTGCCCCATGGCGGAAAATCTCCTCGCCCAGATCGGCTCCTGGGAGCAGGTGCTCACCGCCCGCTACGGCGATGTGAGGTTGCGGAAATGGCATGGCGAGAGGCTGGTCTTTCTCGGTGATGCGGGACATGCGATGAGCCCGCAGCTCGGCCAGGGCGTCAACCTCGCCCTCGCGGATGCAAGCTGCCTCGCCGCCTGCCTGCGTGAAATGCCCGTGGAGAAAGCCCTCCCCGAATACTCCCGCCGCCGCGGCCCAATCCTGCGCTACTACCAGCTCGCCACCCGCTGGCTGACCCCGGTTTTCCAATCGGATCACAAGTGGATCACTCCGTTCCGTCATGCAGGCTTCCGGGTTTCCCAGCGGCTCGCGCCTGTCAGGAAAACGATGACGCTCTCGATGGCCGGAATGATGAGGGGGATCTGA
- a CDS encoding TraB/GumN family protein codes for MKRSIRCAAYSLASIALLGGQGFAQEQKHPLKPLLWKIEGKGLETPSYLFGTIHLGSEQVTTLHPEARKAFDSADALYTEVPFDVASQLAAAPMMMRKDGKTLAESIGKELSDRLDEELKLINPALDSTPFQPMATWLVGMSLPLLPDQMAGKKALDMQLWEQAAEAGKKTGALETLAGQLGIFAELTEKEQVALLSETMRMLKKDRDAGRNSVAELTAAYVSGDVAKVEAEMQRAMRELAESEHRELGERLMKRLIADRDVIMAATIAEILAKEPGSVHFFAAGAGHFCSKTSIRSHLEKAGYTITRIGG; via the coding sequence ATGAAACGATCCATCCGTTGCGCCGCCTATTCCCTCGCATCCATCGCCCTGCTTGGTGGGCAGGGATTCGCCCAGGAGCAAAAACACCCGCTCAAGCCCCTGCTGTGGAAAATCGAGGGCAAAGGGCTTGAAACCCCCTCCTACCTTTTCGGCACCATCCACCTCGGCTCAGAGCAGGTCACGACTCTGCACCCGGAGGCCCGCAAGGCCTTCGACTCGGCGGATGCGTTGTACACCGAGGTGCCGTTTGATGTCGCATCCCAGCTTGCGGCGGCACCGATGATGATGAGGAAGGACGGCAAAACCCTCGCGGAGTCCATCGGCAAGGAGCTTTCCGACCGCCTCGATGAGGAGCTGAAGCTCATCAATCCGGCACTCGATTCCACACCGTTCCAGCCGATGGCCACATGGCTTGTCGGGATGAGCCTGCCGCTCTTGCCGGATCAGATGGCTGGGAAAAAGGCGCTCGATATGCAGCTCTGGGAGCAGGCGGCGGAAGCCGGGAAGAAAACCGGTGCGCTCGAAACCTTGGCCGGCCAGCTCGGAATTTTCGCGGAGCTGACGGAAAAGGAACAGGTGGCGCTGCTTTCCGAAACCATGCGCATGCTCAAGAAGGACAGGGATGCGGGGCGCAACTCTGTGGCGGAATTGACGGCGGCCTACGTCAGCGGGGATGTGGCGAAGGTGGAGGCGGAGATGCAGAGGGCGATGAGGGAGCTGGCGGAAAGCGAGCACCGGGAGCTTGGGGAGAGATTGATGAAACGCCTTATCGCCGACCGCGATGTGATCATGGCAGCCACCATCGCGGAGATCCTCGCCAAGGAACCCGGAAGCGTTCATTTCTTCGCCGCGGGTGCGGGGCATTTTTGCTCGAAGACCAGCATACGCAGCCATCTGGAGAAAGCGGGCTACACGATCACCCGGATCGGGGGATGA
- a CDS encoding histone deacetylase: protein MRCFYSQAFELELPAGHPFPMDKFRVSKDMLLTEKILRPEEVIEVKAADFHHLLRVHERGYIEKIQSSALDRKEQILLGLPASPNLFTRSATEVEATRLACNAALEEGVGVCLAGGTHHAFSNHGEGYCVFNDIAIAIRDLQDKRPGIKVMVVDTDAHQGNGTASLLGDDPRVFTYSIHVGKNYPTKKIASTLDVETVRYVEGEMYLQQLFKTLADSLDKFSPDLVIWISGADNHRNDRFGQMHLSLKEIQRRDEVLLRAMIKNRIPVAILYGGGYNRQPEFTAKLHRNTIATAKRLAAEYRGL, encoded by the coding sequence ATGCGCTGCTTTTACTCCCAGGCCTTTGAGCTGGAACTCCCTGCGGGACACCCCTTCCCGATGGATAAGTTCCGTGTCTCCAAGGACATGCTGCTCACCGAGAAAATCCTCCGCCCGGAGGAGGTCATCGAGGTGAAGGCCGCGGATTTCCACCACCTGCTGCGCGTCCATGAGCGCGGCTACATCGAGAAAATCCAGTCCTCCGCCCTCGACCGCAAGGAGCAGATCCTGCTCGGCCTCCCCGCCTCGCCCAACCTGTTCACCCGCTCCGCCACCGAGGTGGAGGCCACCCGGCTCGCCTGCAACGCCGCCCTTGAGGAGGGTGTGGGCGTATGCCTTGCGGGCGGCACTCACCATGCCTTCAGCAACCACGGCGAGGGCTACTGCGTCTTCAACGACATCGCCATCGCCATCCGCGATCTCCAGGACAAGCGCCCCGGCATCAAGGTCATGGTCGTCGATACGGACGCACACCAGGGCAACGGCACAGCCTCCCTGCTTGGAGACGATCCGCGCGTTTTCACCTACTCGATCCACGTCGGGAAAAACTATCCGACGAAAAAAATCGCCTCCACCCTGGATGTGGAAACCGTCAGATACGTGGAGGGAGAGATGTATCTCCAGCAACTCTTCAAAACCCTGGCCGACTCGCTCGACAAATTCTCCCCGGATCTTGTCATCTGGATCTCCGGCGCTGACAACCACCGCAACGACCGCTTCGGCCAGATGCACCTTTCCCTCAAGGAAATCCAGCGCCGCGACGAGGTCTTGCTGCGGGCCATGATCAAAAACCGCATCCCTGTCGCCATCCTCTACGGCGGCGGCTACAACCGCCAGCCGGAGTTCACCGCCAAGCTCCACCGCAACACAATCGCCACCGCGAAACGCCTCGCCGCGGAATACCGGGGGCTTTGA
- a CDS encoding HAD family phosphatase — translation MADFLYDIGKVLLDFDFEPSLAKLLPPAHPDPAAAMARLLGKKDEFETGRISTEDYTAWAIETLGTDASPETFHSAWQNIFTPNLPMWDTVRSLAAAGHRLILFSNTNSIHCPWVFETYPEFSVFHGSVLSYETGSIKPHPDIYRHAIEKYSLTPGKTLYIDDLPANIATGNEFGFRTHQYELTNHAAFEQWLAGELPSPDIPHSRG, via the coding sequence ATGGCCGATTTCCTCTACGACATCGGGAAAGTCCTGCTCGACTTCGATTTCGAGCCTTCCCTCGCAAAACTCCTTCCGCCCGCCCACCCGGATCCCGCCGCGGCCATGGCAAGGCTCCTCGGCAAAAAAGACGAGTTCGAGACCGGCCGCATCTCCACGGAAGACTACACCGCCTGGGCCATCGAAACCCTCGGCACGGACGCCTCCCCGGAGACATTCCACTCCGCCTGGCAGAACATCTTCACGCCGAACCTGCCCATGTGGGATACCGTCCGCAGCCTCGCCGCCGCAGGCCACCGCCTCATCCTCTTCTCCAACACCAACTCCATCCACTGCCCCTGGGTTTTCGAAACCTACCCCGAATTCTCCGTCTTCCACGGCTCCGTCCTCTCCTACGAGACCGGCTCCATCAAGCCCCACCCCGACATCTACCGGCACGCCATCGAAAAATACTCCCTCACCCCGGGGAAAACCCTCTACATCGACGACCTCCCCGCCAACATCGCCACCGGCAACGAATTCGGTTTCCGCACGCACCAATACGAGCTGACCAACCACGCCGCATTCGAACAATGGCTCGCCGGGGAGCTCCCCTCGCCGGACATCCCGCATTCCCGGGGATGA
- a CDS encoding pyruvate ferredoxin oxidoreductase, producing MSTTPPAEPLTKKALRADHPTWCPACGDFAVLASFFNVVEKLQIPHEKIVCVAGIGCSSRFPYFVNTHGIHFIHGRALPLATGISLSRPDLHVFVFGGDGDGYSIGGNHLTHAARKNVNLSYVIMDNYVYGLTKNQTSPTTPIGRKSKTDPRGAMDRPINPMTQLVATGATFVARTHAAQVKHMNEMFERAILHPGFAVVETLSECTMFYPGAFDSGNPRKGGAFDLVDETTQDLTSTAEALKLAEDNSPGKFGVYYENKLPTKNENEWAWVKDAQSKSPDLSGKDLLRKRFASMR from the coding sequence ATGTCCACCACACCTCCTGCCGAACCGCTCACCAAGAAAGCCCTCCGCGCCGACCACCCGACCTGGTGCCCGGCCTGCGGCGATTTCGCCGTGCTCGCGTCCTTCTTCAACGTCGTCGAGAAACTCCAGATCCCGCACGAGAAGATCGTCTGCGTTGCGGGCATCGGCTGCTCCTCGCGCTTCCCGTATTTCGTCAACACCCACGGCATCCATTTCATCCACGGCCGCGCCCTGCCGCTGGCCACCGGGATCTCGCTATCGCGCCCCGATCTCCATGTTTTCGTCTTCGGCGGCGATGGCGACGGCTACTCCATCGGCGGCAACCACCTGACGCATGCTGCGAGGAAAAACGTGAACCTCTCCTACGTGATCATGGACAACTACGTGTATGGCCTCACGAAAAACCAGACCTCGCCCACCACGCCCATCGGCAGGAAATCGAAGACCGATCCGCGCGGCGCGATGGATCGTCCCATCAACCCGATGACCCAGCTCGTCGCCACCGGCGCGACCTTCGTCGCCCGCACCCACGCGGCGCAGGTGAAGCACATGAACGAGATGTTCGAGCGGGCCATCCTGCATCCCGGTTTCGCGGTGGTGGAGACGCTTTCCGAGTGCACGATGTTCTATCCCGGCGCCTTCGACAGCGGAAACCCAAGGAAGGGCGGAGCCTTCGATCTCGTCGATGAGACCACCCAGGATCTCACCTCCACGGCCGAGGCGCTGAAACTCGCCGAGGACAACTCGCCCGGGAAGTTCGGTGTGTATTATGAGAATAAGCTACCGACAAAGAACGAGAACGAATGGGCATGGGTGAAGGATGCGCAGTCGAAGTCGCCGGATCTTTCCGGAAAGGATCTGCTCAGGAAGCGCTTCGCCTCGATGCGCTGA
- a CDS encoding 2-oxoacid:acceptor oxidoreductase subunit alpha: protein MTSAQASPPEALRNAVIRLAGYSQDGIQSIGAFLAQLAGSTAQDVMTYMTIPSTISGGPSIFQVHLGSGKVLHPGDEADTLVAFYQDSYDNHLKSLREGGICFYDSDQVKELNTDREIIHIGVPFTSAAIEAIGGSAKDRGKNIFVLGMLCAVYKLDKEKLTAIISRKFGGKKEDILRNALLAFDAGYAWPVHDINHMPFAPGENEEANRLSTDGNTMLSLGLIAGGVRFGAGYPITPWSSIMELLRSELPKYGGMFIQAEDELAAVAIAIGAAYSGHLAITGSSGPGLSLKSEAIGYACMAEIPLIVVNIQRGGPSTGLPTSVEQSDLMQAIYGSHGDAPRVVLAPRDVQDCFYTAIEACRIAREYSTPVIILSDQAISSRIEAFPEPDLEKHWMEPTLDLSDRGADFKPYPLGKITRHSPPGARSTEGKYPVVTGLEHDEWGHPSSNPINHESMSAKRREKLIQLANSLPAPDFFGDEQGDLLFVGWGSTYGPIKEATDQLRAAGHKVGSLHLRHIHPLRNGLGDIFHRYTHILVPEMNDPGIYGHGQLATLLRSVTCNPNIRSLNKIQGITFRVKEIVDGALKTLAL, encoded by the coding sequence ATGACATCAGCACAAGCAAGCCCTCCGGAGGCTCTCCGGAACGCCGTGATCCGGCTCGCCGGATATTCGCAGGACGGAATCCAATCCATCGGCGCGTTCCTCGCCCAGCTCGCGGGATCGACCGCGCAGGATGTGATGACCTACATGACCATCCCATCCACCATTTCCGGCGGGCCGTCGATTTTCCAGGTTCACCTGGGATCGGGAAAAGTCCTGCACCCCGGCGACGAGGCGGATACGCTCGTGGCCTTCTACCAGGATTCCTACGACAACCATCTGAAATCCCTGCGTGAGGGCGGCATCTGTTTCTACGACAGCGATCAGGTCAAGGAGCTCAACACCGACCGCGAGATCATCCACATTGGAGTCCCCTTCACCTCCGCAGCCATCGAGGCGATCGGCGGCTCAGCGAAGGATCGCGGCAAGAACATCTTCGTGCTCGGAATGCTCTGCGCCGTTTACAAGCTCGATAAGGAAAAGCTCACCGCGATCATTTCGCGGAAGTTCGGCGGGAAAAAAGAGGACATCCTCCGCAATGCCCTGCTGGCCTTCGATGCAGGCTACGCCTGGCCGGTTCACGACATCAACCACATGCCCTTCGCCCCCGGCGAGAACGAGGAGGCGAACCGCCTCTCCACCGATGGCAACACCATGCTCTCTCTCGGCCTCATCGCCGGCGGGGTCCGTTTCGGCGCGGGCTACCCGATCACGCCGTGGTCGAGCATCATGGAGCTGCTGCGCTCAGAGCTTCCGAAATACGGCGGCATGTTCATCCAGGCGGAGGACGAGCTCGCCGCGGTCGCCATCGCGATCGGCGCGGCCTACTCCGGCCACCTCGCCATCACAGGTTCCTCCGGCCCGGGTTTATCGCTGAAATCCGAGGCAATCGGCTACGCCTGCATGGCGGAAATCCCGCTCATCGTGGTGAACATCCAGCGCGGCGGGCCATCGACGGGTTTGCCTACCTCCGTGGAGCAATCCGACCTCATGCAGGCGATCTACGGCTCGCATGGCGACGCCCCGCGCGTCGTGCTCGCGCCTCGCGATGTGCAGGATTGTTTCTACACCGCCATCGAGGCCTGCCGGATCGCGCGCGAGTATTCCACGCCTGTCATCATCCTTTCCGATCAGGCGATCTCTTCGCGCATCGAGGCCTTCCCGGAGCCGGACCTGGAAAAGCACTGGATGGAGCCGACGCTGGATCTCAGCGATCGCGGCGCTGATTTCAAACCGTATCCGCTCGGGAAAATCACCCGCCATTCGCCGCCGGGCGCGCGCTCCACGGAAGGGAAATATCCCGTCGTCACCGGCCTGGAGCACGACGAATGGGGGCACCCTTCCTCAAATCCGATCAACCACGAGTCGATGTCCGCGAAGCGCCGCGAAAAACTCATCCAGCTCGCCAACTCCCTGCCCGCCCCGGACTTTTTCGGCGACGAGCAGGGCGATCTCCTCTTCGTCGGCTGGGGCTCCACCTACGGGCCGATCAAGGAAGCCACGGACCAGCTCCGTGCCGCCGGCCACAAGGTCGGCTCGCTGCACCTGCGCCACATCCACCCGCTGCGCAACGGGCTGGGCGACATTTTCCACCGATACACGCATATCCTCGTGCCGGAAATGAACGATCCGGGGATCTACGGCCATGGCCAGCTCGCCACCCTGCTGCGCTCCGTCACCTGCAACCCTAACATCCGCTCGCTCAACAAGATCCAGGGCATCACCTTCCGCGTGAAGGAGATCGTCGATGGAGCCTTGAAAACACTCGCTCTCTGA